A single region of the Lysinibacillus sp. B2A1 genome encodes:
- a CDS encoding butanediol dehydrogenase, whose translation MKAARWYKAKDIRVENIEEPVIAPGKVKIKVHWTGICGSDLHEYAAGPIFIPVEQPHYVSKDIAPIVMGHEFSGEVVEIGEGVSKVQVGDPVVVEPILACGECAACKKGKYNICKHLGFHGLSGGGGGFSEFTMVDEKMVHKMPEGLSYEQGALVEPAAVALHAVRQSKLKAGDKAAVFGAGPIGLLVIEALRAAGASEIYAVELSAERAAKALELGATAVINPKDEDVVARLHELTNGGVDVAFEVTGVPVVLQQAIDSTSFEGETIIVSIWETAASILPNNIVLSERTVKGIIAYRDIFPAVMELMTQGYFPAEKLVTKRIALDEVVTEGFEALMKEKNHIKILVNSQA comes from the coding sequence ATGAAAGCAGCAAGATGGTATAAAGCGAAAGACATCCGTGTAGAAAACATTGAAGAACCAGTTATTGCACCTGGAAAAGTGAAAATTAAAGTACATTGGACAGGAATTTGTGGCAGTGATTTACATGAATATGCAGCTGGCCCTATATTCATCCCAGTGGAACAACCTCACTATGTAAGTAAAGATATTGCACCAATCGTGATGGGACATGAGTTCTCAGGTGAAGTTGTAGAAATCGGTGAAGGCGTTTCCAAAGTACAGGTAGGAGATCCTGTTGTTGTTGAGCCTATTCTTGCATGTGGCGAATGTGCTGCTTGTAAAAAAGGTAAATACAATATTTGTAAGCACTTAGGTTTCCACGGTCTTTCTGGCGGTGGCGGTGGCTTCTCTGAATTTACGATGGTAGACGAAAAAATGGTACACAAAATGCCAGAGGGACTTTCCTATGAACAAGGTGCACTTGTAGAGCCTGCAGCGGTAGCCCTACATGCTGTACGTCAAAGTAAGCTAAAGGCTGGCGATAAAGCGGCTGTCTTTGGCGCAGGACCAATTGGATTATTAGTGATTGAGGCATTACGTGCAGCTGGAGCATCTGAAATTTATGCAGTAGAGCTTTCAGCAGAGCGTGCAGCAAAAGCGTTAGAATTAGGCGCAACAGCTGTTATTAATCCAAAGGATGAGGATGTAGTTGCTCGACTACATGAATTAACAAACGGTGGCGTTGATGTTGCATTTGAAGTTACTGGTGTTCCTGTAGTGTTACAGCAAGCCATTGATTCAACATCCTTTGAAGGTGAAACAATTATTGTTTCAATTTGGGAAACAGCAGCTTCTATACTGCCAAACAATATTGTTCTTTCAGAGCGTACTGTAAAAGGGATTATTGCATACCGTGATATTTTCCCGGCAGTTATGGAATTAATGACACAAGGTTACTTCCCTGCTGAGAAGCTCGTAACAAAACGTATTGCATTAGATGAAGTAGTGACAGAAGGCTTTGAGGCTTTAATGAAAGAGAAAAACCATATTAAAATTCTAGTAAATTCTCAAGCTTAA
- a CDS encoding potassium-transporting ATPase subunit C (one of the components of the high-affinity ATP-driven potassium transport (or KDP)system, which catalyzes the hydrolysis of ATP coupled with the exchange of hydrogen and potassium ions; the C subunit may be involved in assembly of the KDP complex), with amino-acid sequence MRTFFEHTKQAILITFTMFLLCGFIYPLVVTALAQGVLPHKANGSLIEVDGQARGSELIGQAFLEPSYFWGRVSSVNYNVYTKKDTIPDGTGQLNYSGVSSGSFNYAPTNPELKTRIEADIEKFLLANPAVERQDIPVDLMTASGSGLDPHISVKAAEIQIQRIVQASGLSEQEIRNIIDTYTEKRALGIFGENKVNVLMANLAIMKKIEERKE; translated from the coding sequence ATGCGTACATTTTTTGAGCATACAAAGCAAGCAATATTGATTACGTTCACAATGTTTCTTCTTTGCGGCTTTATTTATCCATTGGTAGTAACTGCATTGGCACAAGGAGTACTGCCACACAAGGCAAATGGTAGTTTAATAGAAGTTGATGGGCAAGCTAGAGGTTCAGAATTAATTGGTCAGGCATTTTTGGAGCCCTCCTATTTCTGGGGACGTGTGTCATCTGTAAATTATAATGTGTACACAAAAAAGGATACAATTCCTGATGGAACTGGTCAGTTGAACTATAGTGGTGTTAGCTCAGGCTCGTTTAATTATGCACCAACGAATCCTGAATTAAAGACACGCATTGAAGCTGATATTGAGAAATTTTTGCTAGCCAATCCTGCTGTTGAACGACAGGATATTCCTGTGGATTTAATGACAGCCTCTGGTTCAGGGCTAGATCCCCATATCAGCGTAAAGGCTGCAGAAATACAAATCCAGCGTATTGTTCAAGCAAGTGGCCTTTCAGAACAGGAGATTAGAAATATTATAGATACTTATACAGAAAAACGAGCACTGGGGATTTTTGGGGAAAATAAGGTCAATGTTCTTATGGCTAATCTAGCAATCATGAAGAAAATAGAGGAAAGAAAAGAGTAA